One Micromonas commoda chromosome 7, complete sequence genomic window carries:
- a CDS encoding predicted protein produces MPVETIENVATLTAKANVYFDGKCISHGFVTADGQKQSVGVVLAAELTFTTGAAEVMTCVGGSCEYRLKGTEAWVKQEAGDAFSIEGNSSFDIKVADQYHYICSYA; encoded by the coding sequence aTGCCCGTCGAGACCATCGAGAACGTGGCCACGCTGACCGCCAAGGCTAACGTCTACTTCGATGGCAAGTGCATCAGCCACGGGTTCGTCACCGCAGACGGCCAGAAGCAGTCCGTGGGCGtcgttctcgccgccgaactGACCTTCACCACCGGCGCTGCCGAGGTCATGACCTGCGTCGGAGGCTCGTGCGAGTACAGGCTCAAGGGCACCGAAGCGTGGGTGAAGCAggaggcgggcgacgcgttctcGATCGAGGGAAACAGCTCGTTCGACATCAAGGTCGCGGATCAGTACCACTACATCTGCTCCTACGCCTGA